A single genomic interval of Asterias amurensis chromosome 1, ASM3211899v1 harbors:
- the LOC139937553 gene encoding echinoidin-like, which produces MQKAMFTTLCLLTILSVFNSVAADECPTYWTRFRKHCYRFFGTRKTWMQAELYCNQFSANKHSGEETISHLVSVNNHAENDFLYALWSSTRETSGNEALLWLGFYKPMGRNYFTWSDYSDIDFTFWDSSRPNNVGGDENCVEMWEEAIENHRLKSWNDRACTHEASFVCKMQFD; this is translated from the coding sequence ATGCAGAAAGCCATGTTTACCACCTTGTGTTTGCTAACCATTCTGAGTGTCTTCAACTCCGTCGCAGCGGACGAATGCCCAACTTACTGGACTCGTTTCAGGAAACACTGCTACCGTTTCTTCGGCACTCGCAAGACATGGATGCAAGCAGAGTTATACTGCAACCAATTCAGCGCCAACAAGCACTCTGGGGAGGAGACAATTTCTCATCTGGTGTCCGTAAACAACCATGCGGAGAACGATTTTCTGTACGCCCTTTGGAGCTCTACGAGGGAGACGTCAGGAAACGAGGCTCTCTTGTGGTTGGGATTCTACAAGCCAATGGGACGGAACTATTTCACGTGGTCTGATTACAGCGACATTGACTTCACCTTTTGGGACAGTTCAAGACCCAATAATGTTGGGGGTGATGAGAACTGTGTTGAGATGTGGGAAGAGGCTATTGAGAATCACCGATTGAAGTCGTGGAATGACAGGGCATGCACACATGAAGCTAGCTTCGTCTGTAAGATGCAGTTTGATTGA